The genomic window AACCCCCTGGCTTTAATAATGGCAGCGCCGCGTTGTTGAACTATTTTAATAAAGTCTTCTTTCAACCAATTCTCATCAGTAATGACTTCATGCGAAGGTTTACCACAAATCTTTGCGTTATAAAAATCAGGATATTGAGTAGCAGAATGGTTCCCCCAAATAGTAAGGTTCTTCACTTCAGTTGTATCTACTCCCGCCTTTTGAGCCAGTTGGGTAATCGCCCTCTTCTCATCAAGGGCAGTCATGGCAAAGAATCTATCATTTGAAAAATCTCCAGCTGCATTCATGGCAATAAGACAGTTTGTATTACAAGGATTACCCACTACAAAGACACGTACATCGTCTGCTGCATTGTCATTGATAGACTTTCCCTGGCCTGTAAATATACTACCATTTATCTTCAACAGATCAGATCTCTCCATCCCTGCTTTTCTTGGAACTGACCCGACTAGAATAGCCCAATTAACATCTTTAAAAGCCACATCCAAATCGCTGGTACAGGTAACTTTTTTGAGTAATGGAAAAGCACAATCATCAAGTTCCATTGCAACACCTTGAAGTGCAGGTAATGCCGGTTCTAGCTCTAAAAGCTGCAACTCAACCTCATGTTCCGCTCCAAACATCTGTCCTGACGCAATTCTGAACAGTAGTGCATAACCGATTTGTCCTGCAGCACCTGTTACGGCCACTTTTACTCTATTTTGTGCCATTACTTATCTCCTTGAAAGAAATGAATTACAGACACTATTTCACGAATTTACACAAATAAAACTTGAATTAATGTCCTTTAAGCATACTTTATTCATAAACTTGCCCCACCTCTTTTTCGACACGCCCGGCCAAGCCGTTCGGACGGGGAATATTCCATATATAAACAGGATTGTTAGTATCAATTTTACAGATTGAAATAAATATTTAAAGATAAATCTCTTTGACATTGTTCATTCTTTGCTTATTTAGTATTATGGACGTTTAGTATTATTATCACGAGGTATTTTTTCAATATGAGATTTAATAGATTTACAAATACAATTCCAACAAGTAAACCTGACCGAAGCACCTATTTCAGATTATTATATTATTTGGTCCCTTACTGGCGCAGAACGTTGATTGTTCTGCTTCTTTCAGTAATCAGTGCGTATATTGCTGTTATTCCAATACAGATACTCGGTATTGTTGTAGACGAAATCAAAATAGCAGATAAATTAATTAAAATCCCTGAAATCAGTCATCAAAACAGTGAAACCTCTACTCACACTCTAACAGAAGAGAATATAAGCCAGATCCCACTGTCCAAACCATTGTTAACTGCTTCTGACTATGTCCATGAACACTGGTTTGGGGATCACAATTCCACCATTTTTATGCTTATCTTCCTGGGTGCCAGTTTTCTGGTTATGCATACGCTCGGAAGTGGGGTTACCATGACCCATGGCTATATTACCACTGAGCTGGGACAAAGGCTCGTCTATGATTTGCGGAATCAGCTCTACGGCCACATACAACGATTTCCATTAAACTATTTCGAGAACAATAAGACAGGTGATATCATGAGCCGTCTTATGAACGATGTCAATTCGCTGGAGCAGGCGATTGTCGGCCCTGTAATCACCTTTATAACGGACATGTTTAAATTCGCCTGGATAATCTATTTCTGCATGAAACTCGATTGGCAGCTTACGTCTATCGTACTGTTTGTCTGTCCCTTTATCTCTCTCTGTACCTATAATTTCGGAAAAAGAATACGAATAATTTTTCGCTCCCTCAGGCAGAAAACCGGTGATCTTAATTCATTGATTCAGGACAATATTTCCGGCATTCGTGTTATTGCCAGCTTTGCGAAAGAACCGGAAGAGTTGGAACGGTTCAAACATAAAAACTATGAAAATTATTATTTGCACGTCCGCATCTTAAGGCTGATTCACACAATGCGGCCAATTGTGGACCTGATTACTGAGATGGGTGCTGTGGTAGTGATCTGTTTTGGAGGCTATAAGGTACTTCAGGGTCAACTCTCCGCCGGTACATTTGTCATATTCTTTCCATATCTTCAAATGATGTATGGCCCTATTACCGGTTTAACACGTTTTTATAATCAGGTACAACGGGCAATCGCTTCTACGGAACGAGTCTTTGAAGTACTGGATACTCCCGCTGATCTTGAAGACGCACCTAACGCTGTTGATTTGCCAAAGGTACATGGTACTGTGGAATTCAGGAATATTCACTTTAGATACAATAAGGACCCTGAAGTCTTAAGCGATATTAATATTAAGGCATTACCGGGGCAGATGATTGCCTTTGTGGGTCCCAGCGGCAGCGGCAAGACTACCCTCACTAATCTGATACCCAGATTCTATGATCCAAGTAAAGGAGATATTATTATTGATGATTACAACATAAAGGAAGTTAAACTCCAATCTCTGAGAAAGCAGATGGCAATAGTGCTCCAGGAAACCTTTCTCTTTAATGATACGGTTAAGGTTAATATCGCCTATGCCAGACCTGACGCGTCTGATGAAGAGATAGAGGCGGCTGCCAGGGCCGCCAATGCCCACGAATTTATTGTTGAATTGACAAATCGATATAACTCCTTAATTGGCGAACGTGGAGTGAAGCTATCCGGAGGTCAGAAGCAGCGAATTGCCATCGCGCGTGCCATCCTTGCAAACCCTCGAATACTCATCCTGGATGAGGCCACCTCTTCTGTGGACACTGAGACAGAACAACTTATACAGAATGCAATCTATCGTCTGGTTAAAAACCGTACTACCTTCGTAATAGCACACAGACTTTCAACGATACTGCATGCCGACCTGATTGTTGTTCTGGAAAATGGGAGGATCGTTGAAACCGGACACCACCAGGAGCTACTGAAGAATGGAGGATTATACAAAAAGCTTTTTGAGATGCAATTTAACACAAAGGAGATGAAAAAACCTGAAGCAGAAAAAAGAGAACCGGAAAAGCCGGAAGCTATGGTAGCACAGGAACAGTTTGTAGAAATAGACGAAACAAAACAGCAGCAGAAATGGCCGTGAAAGCAGGTAGCTTAACTCCTGAATCCATTCACCCTTAAATTCCTGAATTTTTAAGACGAACAATACAATTATGAAAAATAAATCAGTACTCAGTATCACCATTTTATTTCTGGTAATTATCGCATTTGGCTGTGGGCAGGAAGAGCAGACTCCTGCGGATGTATCTAATACTAAAGACCCAATCGTAGAAAAAATAGACAGGAATGCGGCAGCAGAATTCAAAGAGTTTGTTGAAAATCACAAAAGTAATATTATAAGGATTTTAGAGGAGAATAATATCCTGCCGGTAAATTTTCCTACCCCCAACAAATATGTAAGCTGGCATCTTTATAAATCTGCTAATCTGTATATTAAGAATGGAATGGGTACCGCAAAAATAATCCTATCCGGATGGGAGAAATCATACGAAAATAAATATCATGGACCAATTACCCTCTGGTTTGAGCGTAAAGACGGAAAATGGTATCTGGTAGTTAAGGACGGACGTTTAACAACTGCAGTTTCAACGAGTAATGAAGCTTATAACTTATCACCGGAAATCCATCAAGCATTCACAACTCTGTTCCCACACATTGAATATGAGAATTGGTATAAGTGGAAGGAGCCTGTACGCAAAAAACTTGCCTTGATAAGGCTAAAAACAGCCTTACCACAAACTGAATAGATATTGGAGATGCGACTGTGGGAAGAAAGAAACTATGGAGATTAGCGGAACTTGAGGATTTTGACAATCTCATTCAACTTACCGACCAACCTGAACAGGATGATTTCAGGTTTCGAGGTACATGGGCAGAAAATTATTTCAAAAACAAAAATCCAATAACGCTGGAGTTGGCGTGCGGAAAAGGCGATTATACCATTGCCCTTGCAGAAAAACATCCTGATAAAAATTATATTGGTATTGATATAAAAGGCCCTCGTTTGTGGTCCGGATGTAATGCGGCACGGGAGCGAGGTCTTAATAATGTAGCTTTTCTTCGCATAGAGATCCTGAACATTTCTCACTATTTTGCCAGAAATGAAATCAATGAAATCTGGATAACCTTTCCTGATCCTTTTTTAAAGAATACCAAGGCTAATAAAAGACTCACTGCTACTCGTTATTTAGAAGCCTATAAACAGGTTACAAAGAATGGAGCACCAATCCATCTCAAAACAGATTCAACCCCCCTTTTCAATTTCAGTCTCAAATCATTGATGGAAAACAGGTGTAGAGTTGAAGCGAAGATCTATAATGTTCACGATAATGAAGAACGTCACGAAGATCTTTACATCAAAACGAATTATGAGAAAAAGCACCTTGCTGATAATCGAGTGATCAAATATGTGCGGTTTAAACTTGCAAGATGAATCAGACAGAATGGCAGTTACGAATTAACACAAGCAGAAGCCATGGGCAGGAATTTTTGACGTCAGCTAATAACCAGATAGCTCTTTTATGGAATAGTCAAACCTCTCTCTCTTGCCAGTGACTTTACCCATAATGCGAATATTTCATTCATCCGGGTAAAGGGTGATCCTGGGCTCCCTGTTCCGAGTTCCTCCAGTAATGAAGTAACTGCCTGAAATGTACACAGGTTCTCTTTCTTAGATTGTTTCCTCAGGTAATATTTTGAAGGTGGGACCTTTCTTAATCCTATCTTCTTTACCTTCATAGCACCCAGTTTGTAAAACCATCTCCTCGCACTACTCCAGTTTGTATCAAAAACAATAATGTTCAGTGGTTTTCCCATCTCTTCAACAACGCTCTGTCCATCAGGTGAAGTAGGGAAGAATATAACCGGCGTGTATTTACTCCTGGTAATTTCGTCTTCAATTTTTTTCTCCCACCCATTTTCTCCTATATAAATAAGAGCGTTATTTTCCAGCATGAACCGAAGCAGCCTTCCCGTGTTAGACAGGATATGTTCTTCTCGTTTATTTGTCAGCAATGTTAATCTGTGTTCCGTCGAGATGGGAATAATATAACGACAAATACACTCTTCAAGTATTAGCCGGCACTGCATGCATCTTTCCTGTTTTAATTTGCTCATGATTATTACCTTAATAATTGAAAAAATCCAATTCCACTTACAAAACAGAAGGAATAATCACAAAAAGACGCAATGAACGCAAAGAAAAATGATATAACACAGATAAAAGAAAAATTTTAGACATTCAGGAATAGATGAATTGGCAAAATTAATGACAATGGAAAATACAAAAAACAGACAGGATGACAGGAAAAACAGGCGAGAAAAAGAAAGGCAAAAAAACATTAATCATGGTGATACAATGCATGCCGGTAAATGGATACTTGTTGCCGGTAATCGATGTGTTGGTTCTGAAAACGTTAGTTTTTTTCTGCATTAATAATAAAGCCCACGATATCTTTTGTGGATATCGTGAGCTTTTAAGTCATCATTACAATAATATTTTGCAGCTATTCGATATTAATTGTTCTATGCAGCTCTCTTTCGATAGATGATACAGCAAAAAATATACTAGTGTGCTTGATAATATTTTTATACTTTGACAACATTTGAGGCCTTAAGACCCTTTTCTCCCTGCTCAACGTCAAACTCTACCTGGTCACCGTCTGAAAGACTTTTGAAGCCGTCAGCCTGGATTGCGGTATGGTGAACAAAGACATCTTCTCCGTTTTCCGGTGTAATAAAACCGAAACCCTTTGAGTCGTTAAACCACTTAACTGTTCCTTTCTGCATAATTGAAAATCACCTCCTTTAAAAACGATAAAAGTTATAAAAATAAAAAAAGCCACAAGATTGGAAACCTTGTAGCCTTCATATATGCATATATAAATCTAACAACAGTACAATCAACATTGTTAACGCTATCACACAACACCTATTAAAGCAAGAGAAAATAATATATTTATTTTCAAAAAAAAAAACAGCCCCCCATTAATGTTTCTGGAAATTCAAGGCATAAACTCTTCGGTCGTTCCTCCCTCAGAATGACATCCTGATCTATCATTCTGAATGAAACAAAGTGGATTGAAGCATCTAATTTCAGAAAACCGTTATTTGAATGCAGCATTGAATGCAGCACTTGGACGCGTGGCTCCTGCTACTTTCTCAGGGTCAGGATGGTAGTAGCCGCCCAGATCGACTTTCTTTCCCTGCATATCATTCAACTCCTTTATAATCTGTCCTTCTCCTGATACCAGTGCTTTTGCAAGTGGACAGAAATATTCCTGAAGTTCGAGATCTTCCTCTTGTTCTGCCAGTGCCTGTGCCCAGTAGAGCGTGAGGTAAAACTGGCTTCCCCTGTTATCCAGTTCACCCACCTTGCTGGATGGTGACTGGTTGTTGCCCAGAAGCTTTGCTGTTGCCTGGTCCAATGCCTTTGCCACAATACCGGCTTTCACGTTTTTGCGTGCAACGCTGAGGTGTTGGAGTGAGGCGGCAATAGCCGCAAACTCGCCAAGAGAATCCCAACGTAGATGCCCCTCTTCGAGAAACTGTTGAACATGCTTGGGCGCTGAACCTCCCGCGCCTGTTTCAAACAGGCCGCCGCCATTTAACAGACCAACGATTGAGAGCATTTTGGCACTGGTATTGAGTTCAAGAATGGGGAACAGGTCTGTCAAATAATCACGCAAAACATTACCCGTAACTGAAATCGTATCTCTACCATCTTTCACACGCTGAAGTGTATAGCGTATCGCATCAACCGGTGACATAATTTTAATATCCAGATCACCATTTGGGACAAGATTCTCCAGAAAACGATTTACCTTGTCAATAAGCTGCGCATCGTGTGCTCTCTCTCTGTCTAACCAGAAAACCGCCGGTGAACCGGTTATTCTAACTCTTTTAACCGCCAACTCCACCCAGTTCCTGACCGGCTCGTCCTTCACCCGGCACATACGCCAGACATCGCCTTTTTCGATACTATGTTCGTGTAGTGTTACACCCTCCGCGTCAGCAACGCGAATTACTCCATCCTCAGACACTTTAAAAGTTTGATCATGGGAGCCGTATTCTTCGGCTTTTCCAGCCATAAGACCGACATTGGCCACACTACCCATAGTCGCGGGGTCAAACGCGCCATTTTCTTTACAGAATTTTATTGTTTCGTCATAAATAACGGCATAGCTGGAATCAGGGATTACTGCCTTAACATCATGTGCTTTTCCATCGGGCCCCCAGGCTTTTCCACCATCACGAATGATCGGCGGCATAGATGCGTCAATAATTACGTTGCTTGGAACATGCAGATTCGTTATACCTTTATCTGAATTTACCATATATAGATCAGCTTGTGTATCAATACAGGCCTGTATATCATCTTCAATTTCCTCTCTTTGTGCTTCCGGTAAATTCTGTATC from Candidatus Scalindua japonica includes these protein-coding regions:
- a CDS encoding NADP-dependent isocitrate dehydrogenase; translation: MSEQEQPDIIYTITDEAPALATSSFLPIVKYFLTAAGVTVSTRDISLAGRIIAKFPDSLTREQKQPDALFELGELVKRPTANIIKLPNISASIPQLKAAISELQEKGYDIPDYPEAPSNEAQRDIQARYKKILGSAVNPVLRDGNSDRRPPAAVKEFARKHPHKMGEWRSDSKTHVTHMDDGDFFSNERSVTISGLSVGNARIEFFSEDNQLTVLKDNLTLQEGEIVDATFMSRKDLRKFLAEQIEDAKEKGVLFSLHLKATMMKVSDPIIFGQAVEVFFADVFDKHVAVFEELGVNPNNGLSDVYARIQNLPEAQREEIEDDIQACIDTQADLYMVNSDKGITNLHVPSNVIIDASMPPIIRDGGKAWGPDGKAHDVKAVIPDSSYAVIYDETIKFCKENGAFDPATMGSVANVGLMAGKAEEYGSHDQTFKVSEDGVIRVADAEGVTLHEHSIEKGDVWRMCRVKDEPVRNWVELAVKRVRITGSPAVFWLDRERAHDAQLIDKVNRFLENLVPNGDLDIKIMSPVDAIRYTLQRVKDGRDTISVTGNVLRDYLTDLFPILELNTSAKMLSIVGLLNGGGLFETGAGGSAPKHVQQFLEEGHLRWDSLGEFAAIAASLQHLSVARKNVKAGIVAKALDQATAKLLGNNQSPSSKVGELDNRGSQFYLTLYWAQALAEQEEDLELQEYFCPLAKALVSGEGQIIKELNDMQGKKVDLGGYYHPDPEKVAGATRPSAAFNAAFK
- a CDS encoding cold-shock protein; translated protein: MQKGTVKWFNDSKGFGFITPENGEDVFVHHTAIQADGFKSLSDGDQVEFDVEQGEKGLKASNVVKV
- the trmB gene encoding tRNA (guanosine(46)-N7)-methyltransferase TrmB — its product is MGRKKLWRLAELEDFDNLIQLTDQPEQDDFRFRGTWAENYFKNKNPITLELACGKGDYTIALAEKHPDKNYIGIDIKGPRLWSGCNAARERGLNNVAFLRIEILNISHYFARNEINEIWITFPDPFLKNTKANKRLTATRYLEAYKQVTKNGAPIHLKTDSTPLFNFSLKSLMENRCRVEAKIYNVHDNEERHEDLYIKTNYEKKHLADNRVIKYVRFKLAR
- a CDS encoding DTW domain-containing protein encodes the protein MSKLKQERCMQCRLILEECICRYIIPISTEHRLTLLTNKREEHILSNTGRLLRFMLENNALIYIGENGWEKKIEDEITRSKYTPVIFFPTSPDGQSVVEEMGKPLNIIVFDTNWSSARRWFYKLGAMKVKKIGLRKVPPSKYYLRKQSKKENLCTFQAVTSLLEELGTGSPGSPFTRMNEIFALWVKSLARERGLTIP
- a CDS encoding ABC transporter ATP-binding protein; translated protein: MRFNRFTNTIPTSKPDRSTYFRLLYYLVPYWRRTLIVLLLSVISAYIAVIPIQILGIVVDEIKIADKLIKIPEISHQNSETSTHTLTEENISQIPLSKPLLTASDYVHEHWFGDHNSTIFMLIFLGASFLVMHTLGSGVTMTHGYITTELGQRLVYDLRNQLYGHIQRFPLNYFENNKTGDIMSRLMNDVNSLEQAIVGPVITFITDMFKFAWIIYFCMKLDWQLTSIVLFVCPFISLCTYNFGKRIRIIFRSLRQKTGDLNSLIQDNISGIRVIASFAKEPEELERFKHKNYENYYLHVRILRLIHTMRPIVDLITEMGAVVVICFGGYKVLQGQLSAGTFVIFFPYLQMMYGPITGLTRFYNQVQRAIASTERVFEVLDTPADLEDAPNAVDLPKVHGTVEFRNIHFRYNKDPEVLSDINIKALPGQMIAFVGPSGSGKTTLTNLIPRFYDPSKGDIIIDDYNIKEVKLQSLRKQMAIVLQETFLFNDTVKVNIAYARPDASDEEIEAAARAANAHEFIVELTNRYNSLIGERGVKLSGGQKQRIAIARAILANPRILILDEATSSVDTETEQLIQNAIYRLVKNRTTFVIAHRLSTILHADLIVVLENGRIVETGHHQELLKNGGLYKKLFEMQFNTKEMKKPEAEKREPEKPEAMVAQEQFVEIDETKQQQKWP
- a CDS encoding malate dehydrogenase — protein: MAQNRVKVAVTGAAGQIGYALLFRIASGQMFGAEHEVELQLLELEPALPALQGVAMELDDCAFPLLKKVTCTSDLDVAFKDVNWAILVGSVPRKAGMERSDLLKINGSIFTGQGKSINDNAADDVRVFVVGNPCNTNCLIAMNAAGDFSNDRFFAMTALDEKRAITQLAQKAGVDTTEVKNLTIWGNHSATQYPDFYNAKICGKPSHEVITDENWLKEDFIKIVQQRGAAIIKARGFSSAASAANACVSGVNSLIHDTPDGETFSMCLASNGEYGVDKDLIFSFPCRVKNGKVKVVEDIVHGEFGKEKFSATLKELQAERNAVKEMGLI